From Acipenser ruthenus chromosome 23, fAciRut3.2 maternal haplotype, whole genome shotgun sequence, the proteins below share one genomic window:
- the LOC117419272 gene encoding LOW QUALITY PROTEIN: interferon-induced very large GTPase 1-like (The sequence of the model RefSeq protein was modified relative to this genomic sequence to represent the inferred CDS: inserted 1 base in 1 codon): MKTQPESMPKEKCVALTNKEWGVIERLGLHKYYPKKMTTSDILVIDKSALEECQPSTEQELLFFYLQKLLMLDYKARDVFCKVKSNSKQTTSSTSTVAMSFDDFFGGRNTRINIKTEHEPEHIHPMDVQMAIFHCADSFLWQYISTKLSFCQHALPCLVPNPFTSKTEFLSWSFVQLKKSWKCSERFNQQSKTDKCKSHSLYEAELPTVSFIRFGHSPSSKSQILNNLLNNQKHNTFFHRHCKGSSAPCLLMDGVVEISWYFPGGKDDDVFDDCVAFTNLHGDAREHDEQLEFLLKTATINVVLLTDADRNEKGNAILQELYKSPKPLICLFADMKEISDQQGIKVIIAAESRNEADLVEDLVTTIKRLLGTSKHTSSIKTCTGIARNLGFLIEEDHEHCKLGKSLAEALLAPLKSEKLSVIKEKYLPLQGELWHKWCKKNKELNHLPIKGNISIEQHRSNIEQAKNDIRKHQYRKASPLNNLIKTFLANLQCNSEVTKMFFLKWMEIFLNDLTSEKLSELDKLSTERIASAFSLEHFLREVGQIYEVLESQSIKQKERDSLPEIAAEMMISGYPIELMDGDASHVPLKLISSVLDKVIEKLGDQRVFVLSVLGIQSTGKSTLLNAMFGLQFAVSAGRCTRGAFMQLVRVKEDLRREKQLDYVLVVDTEGLXGKSTLNHDNELATFVIGLGNLTLINIFGENPSDMQDVIQIAVQAFLRMKQINLTPSCMFVHQNVGEVTAGDKNMEGKMQMLAKLDDMSRTAAEQELCDVSCFNDVIRFEFNTHIHYFAHLWEGNPPMAPPNPSYSENVQKLKRMLLCSVTHQNTLKISGFKTRIQDLWSALLAENFVFSFKNTLEIAAYRKLEEKYADWTWRLRSRMLDIENKLKIKIENDRKENVKKEDLEAEMQKEYKDITKDMECYFSEDKDQVILIQWKRNIEQKVADVKEQIIGETKRKFEKLIRMKKSCWDLEKKKSKYEDQLLRRSKELALKLKAKDLDGDKLEREFEKLWTAWVCEVSSDMPLLKKMDVEIDTEQILIDRLVGEPLFPRRQSGSYRNLQSAWDFSDYISIKKKYFFKTTITTEEANQLARRLTQDIIRCVTKSIKEKERANVDYSPTFMHEIVNKILKDIQDFESQEKRFVFNNNYKTDLCLMLCYQAALRFQEMHNAFQLANDPLTYLKNKKVDYFGIFTTSCKGATSTTGLADFVSSKLKEAIHQQVYNKTNKDLAGEIRSNTPAFRSNRFTLESHILKTLAEDENFDKFMRYIHFPKQYFEEFISQSIDNYCWDGKNPRILKVFRKSLEHFKTRVTFATSKSTEVVQDKNGNVPVWLDEFCDELKEDLEFTRGDLKSVEYQEIKDIKFLKEAMMTVLEHVVEDLEREFTMKSSTNTKSSRTEIQDKLFEHLCGCWEQCPFCNAICTNTISDHDGDHSVGFHRPQGICAGAWYKTDNLVTDICSSLVASNCNLVLSDDKHIPFRNYREAGPRHAKWSITPDSSLQPYWKWFVCKFQSDLGKKNIQKNFMERVKFQLSGKISHKVKLLKA; the protein is encoded by the exons atgaaaacacagccaGAGTCAATGCCAAAAGAAAAATGTGTAGCATTAACAAACAAGGAGTGGGGTGTAATAGAAAGACTGGGGCTTCATAAATATTATCCAAAGAAAATGACAACATCAGACATCCTTGTGATTGATAAATCAGCTTTAGAAGAATGCCAGCCCTCCACAGAACaggaattgttgtttttttacctgCAAAAGCTTTTGATGTTGGACTACAAGGCAAGGGATGTGTTTTGCAAAGTCAAAAGCAATTCAAAGCAAACCACAAGCAGTACTTCAACTGTGGCAATGAGTTTTGATGACTTTTTTGGCGGCCGTAATACAAGGATAAATATCAAAACTGAACATGAACCAGAACACATTCACCCCATGGATGTTCAAATGGCTATTTTTCACTGTGCTGACAGTTTTTTGTGGCAGTACATTTCAACAAAGCTTTCATTTTGCCAGCATGCGCTTCCTTGTTTGGTGCCCAACCCCTTCACATCAAAGACAGAATTTCTTTCATGGTCTTTTGTGCAACTTAAAAAGAGCTGGAAATGTTCAGAAAGGTTTAATCAACAAAGTAAGACAGACAAGTGCAAAAGCCATTCGCTTTATGAAGCTGAACTTCCAACCGTATCATTCATACGGTTTGGTCATTCTCCATCATCGAAATCTCAGATCTTGAACAATTTATTGAACAACCAAAAGCACAATACCTTTTTCCACAGGCACTGCAAAGGCAGTAGTGCACCTTGCCTTTTAATGGATGGGGTTGTGGAGATATCATGGTATTTCCCAGGTGGGAAGGACGATGATGTTTTTGATGACTGTGTTGCATTCACTAATCTTCATGGAGATGCAAGAGAACATGACGAACAGTTAGAATTTTTACTCAAGACTGCAACAATCAATGTTGTCCTTCTCACAGATGCTGATCGAAAtgaaaaaggcaatgcaattctGCAGGAACTTTATAAATCTCCAAAGCCCCTAATCTGTCTTTTTGCTGACATGAAAGAAATTTCAGATCAACAAGGGATAAAAGTTATAATAGCTGCTGAGAGCAGAAATGAGGCTGACCTTGTTGAGGATCTTGTAACAACAATTAAGCGTCTATTGGGCACTTCCAAGCATACCTCCAGTATTAAGACATGCACAGGTATTGCTAGGAACCTTGGCTTTCTGATTGAAGAAGACCATGAACACTGCAAGCTGGGCAAGTCCTTAGCAGAGGCATTACTGGCACCATTGAAAAGTGAGAAGTTGTCTGTCATTAAAGAGAAGTACCTACCACTGCAAGGGGAACTATGGCATAAATGGTGCAAGAAAAACAAGGAGCTTAACCATTTGCCGATCAAAGGAAACATAAGCATTGAACAACACAGAAGTAATATTGAACAGGCAAAAAATGACATCAGAAAACATCAGTACAGAAAAGCTTCACCTTTGAACAatctaataaaaacatttcttgcAAATCTACAGTGCAACTCTGAGGttactaaaatgttttttctcAAATGgatggaaatatttttaaatgatcttACATCAGAAAAGCTTTCC GAACTGGACAAGTTATCAACTGAGCGTATTGCTTCTGCTTTCAGCCTTGAACACTTTTTAAGGGAAGTAGGTCAAATTTATGAAGTTTTGGAGTCTCAGtcaatcaaacaaaaagaaagagatTCTCTCCCAGAAATTGCTGCAGAAATGATGATTTCTGGATATCCTATTGAACTGATGGATGGGGATGCTTCACATGTACCCCTGAAATTGATCAGCTCAGTTCTAGACAAAGTCATTGAGAAGCTTGGTGACCAAAGAGTCTTTGTTCTTTCTGTTCTGGGCATTCAGAGCACTGGGAAGTCCACTCTGCTGAATGCAATGTTTGGACTCCAGTTTGCAGTCAGTGCAGGCAGATGCACCCGAGGAGCTTTCATGCAGCTGGTTAGAGTGAAGGAGGATCTGAGACGAGAGAAACAGTTGGATTATGTTCTTGTGGTAGACACAGAAGGAC TTGGAAAATCAACCCTTAACCATGACAATGAGTTGGCAACCTTTGTTATTGGTCTTGGTAACCTGACCCTTATAAATATATTTGGAGAGAACCCCTCTGATATGCAAGATGTTATTCAAATTGCTGTTCAGGCATTTCTGAGAATGAAGCAGATAAATCTTACCCCTAGCTGCATGTTTGTGCACCAGAACGTTGGAGAAGTTACTGCAGGAGACAAAAATATGGAAGGAAAAATGCAAATGCTGGCGAAATTAGATGACATGTCGCGTACAGCTGCAGAACAGGAGCTGTGTGATGTTAGCTGCTTTAATGATGTAATCAGATTTGAATTTAACACACACATCCATTACTTTGCTCATCTTTGGGAAGGTAATCCACCAATGGCACCTCCTAATCCAAGCTACAGTGAAAACGTTCAGAAGCTGAAACGGATGCTGCTCTGTTCTGTGACACACCAGAATACATTGAAGATCTCTGGCTTTAAAACACGCATCCAAGATCTCTGGAGCGCACTCCTTGCAGAAAACTTTGTTTTTAGCTTCAAGAACACACTTGAGATTGCAGCATACAGGAAGTTAGAGGAAAAGTATGCAGACTGGACCTGGAGGCTGAGAAGTCGGATGCTTGACATTGAAAACAAACTGAAGATTAAAATTGAGAATGACAGAAAGGAGAATGTTAAAAAGGAGGACCTTGAAGCAGAAATGCAGAAAGAATACAAAGATATCACAAAAGACATggaatgttatttttctgaagacAAGGATCAAGTGATACTGATTCAATGGAAAAGAAACATTGAACAGAAAGTTGCAGATGTTAAAGAACAGATAATTGGAGAAACTAAAAGGAAATTTGAAAAACTTATTAGGATGAAGAAAAGTTGTTGGGATTTAGAGAAAAAGAAATCTAAATATGAAGATCAACTGCTGAGACGGAGCAAAGAGCTGGCATTGAAACTTAAAGCCAAAGATTTGGATGGAGATAAACTAGAAAGAGAATTTGAGAAATTGTGGACTGCTTGGGTGTGTGAGGTGTCTTCAGACATGCCCCTGCTAAAAAAAATGGATGTAGAAATTGACACAGAGCAAATTCTCATTGACCGTTTAGTAGGCGAGCCTCTTTTTCCAAGACGTCAGAGTGGCTCATATAGAAACTTACAGTCTGCCTGGGATTTCTCGGATTACATATcgataaagaaaaaatatttctttaaaaccACTATCACAACTGAAGAGGCTAACCAGCTTGCCAGAAGGTTGACACAAGACATAATCCGCTGTGTTACTAAAAGCATTAAAGAGAAGGAGCGTGCCAATGTTGATTACAGTCCAACCTTCATGcatgaaatagtaaataaaatactAAAGGATATACAAGATTTTGAATCTCAGGAAAAAAGATTTGTATTTAACAACAATTACAAAACAGATTtatgtttaatgttatgttatcAAGCAGCACTGAGGTTTCAAGAAATGCATAATGCATTCCAATTGGCTAATGATCCACTTACATACCTTAAAAATAAGAAAGTggactactttgggatttttacGACCTCCTGCAAGGGTGCGACATCCACCACTGGGCTGGCTGACTTTGTAAGTAGCAAATTAAAAGAGGCAATCCATCAGCAGGTCTATAATAAGACAAATAAAGACCTAGCAGGTGAAATCAGATCCAACACTCCTGCCTTTAGGAGCAATAGATTCACTCTGGAAAGCCACATTCTGAAAACTCTGGCAGAAGATGAAAACTTTGATAAGTTTATGAGATACATCCATTTTCCAAAACAGTATTTTGAGGAATTTATTAGCCAGTCCATTGATAACTATTGCTGGGATGGGAAAAATCCCAGAATACTTAAAGTCTTCAGAAAAAGTCTTGAGCACTTCAAGACTCGTGTTACATTCGCAACTTCTAAATCAACAGAAGTGGTTCAAGACAAAAATGGCAATGTTCCAGTGTGGCTGGATGAGTTTTGTGATGAGCTCAAAGAAGACCTAGAGTTCACAAGAGGTGACCTGAAGAGTGTGGAATATCAGGAGATTAAGGATATCAAGTTCCTTAAAGAAGCAATGATGACGGTGCTGGAACATGTTGTTGAAGATTTAGAAAGGGAATTTACTATGAAATCTTCAACAAATACGAAATCATCCAGGACAGAAATACAAGACAAACTGTTTGAACATCTCTGTGGATGTTGGGAGCAGTGTCCATTTTGTAATGCGATCTGCACAAACACAATCTCTGATCATGACGGAGATCACAGTGTTGGGTTCCATCGCCCTCAAGGAATATGTGCTGGTGCATGGTATAAAACTGACAATCTAGTTACAGATATTTGCTCTAGCCTTGTAGCTAGTAACTGCAACTTGGTACTGAGTGATGACAAACACATTCCTTTCAGAAATTACAGAGAAGCTGGGCCCAGACATGCAAAGTGGAGCATTACACCAGACAGCTCATTACAACCATATTGGAAATGGTTTGTGTGTAAATTCCAATCAgacctggggaaaaaaaatattcaaaaaaatTTCATGGAAAGGGTGAAATTCCAGCTCAGTGGAAAAATATCACACAAAGTGAAGCTATTGAAAGCTTAG